ATCATCCGCATGGAGATCATCGGCGGATGAATTCGCTGGCGTGGATGCGCCGTTGTCACCCGCGTTGTTGGCAAGTGCTTCGCCCGTCAGGGCTGCGCCAGCGATGATTCCACCGGCGAGAATTCCGGCGGGGAGCATGTCGGCGGGTTGGCTCGCGGCTGCGGCCGATTCGGCGGCGGGGTTTCGCAGCGCTTCCAGCAGGGTGGCCATGTCGTTGGGCAGCAGCGAATCCCAGTGCATTTTCGACCCGGTTTCCGGGTGAACGAAGCCCAGATGGGCGGCGTGCAGCATCGTGCGTTTGGCACCGGAGCGATCCGGCAGCGGGGCACCATGCAGCGGGCGATCGTACACCGTTTCGCCGGCCAGCGGGCAGCCCATTTCGCCCAGGTGGATGCGAACTTGGTGCGTGCGACCGGTCTCAAGGCGGCATTCCACCAGTGTGAATTCGCCTAATTCTTCGACAATGCGCACATGCGTGACCGCACGCTGGGTCTGTTCGCCCGGCGTGATGACGCTGCCTCGGCGGCCATCTCCGCGATCATCGATGAAGTGCGATTCGATGCGACCCGCCGTCGGTTTGCCACGCACCAACGCCAGATATCGGCGTTCGATGGTATGCTCGCGGAATTGCTTCATCAGCGATTTCGCCGCGATTTTGTTGCGGGCGAAGACGACCAGCCCGGTGGTATCGCGGTCGATGCGATGCACGGAGATCAGTTTGCGATCGGGGGTGCCGATCGTCGGCGGAATGAGATCCGCGAGCGTTTTGGGCAGAAATCGCTTAGCGCGCTCGCCGAATTCGGCGGCTTCCTCGGCGTGTCGCATGGTGGTCATGCCAGCGGGCTTTTCGACAACCACCACGAAATCATCGACGTAGCGAATGCGCTCACTTGGCAGCATCGGCACCGGACGCGGCGCACGGGGCGGATTCGTCGGCTTGGGGCCGGGCGTCGGTTTGGCTTTCGCGGGGCGATCGTCACGCGGCGATTGCGCGCGGGCGTCTCGATCCCGACTGGCGGTGCGATCCCGATCCCGGTCGCGCGGGGAAGCATCGCGGGGGGAATCGGGCCGATTGGCGGCGTTGGGTTTGGGTTGCGGTTTGGCCTTGGCAGCGGGACGAGCCGTGGAGACTTCGGCCTCTTCGGGCATCACCGCGCGCGACGGAAGCGCATGCTGGCCATGCACTTCGATGCGCATGCCGACTTTCATCCGCATCACCGGATCGCCGGGAATATGGTTGTTCAACTTGATTTGACGTTTGAGCACGAGTCGTTTCGCCTGCGACCAGCTCAGTCGCAGCCGTTGGCGCAGCACGGCAGTCAGGGTGAGATCCGCCTCTTGGCGGGTAATGATAAACGAATCCAACAGCATCCGCGTGCATCCTCGAAACGATCGGCATAGAGTGAATTGATTTATTCTATGGCCGAAGTTGTGATTGACAAGAGCGAGCAGAGATGTTCCGCAAATCTGGCCGGGATTCGAGGCGGGGATCGCCCAGGGCACAGCCGGGCCGCAGACCGAATTGAAACGACTGCGGGAATCGCTATATTCAGCCGCATTCGGCGGATATGTGGCACTCGGGGTAGGTTCGCAATGACGCGCCAGGCGATTCTCGAAGCGGCTCAGACAATTGTGGTCAAGGTGGGCACCAACGTGCTGTGCGATCCCAACGGCACGCTGGATCGCACGCGAATGCAGGCGCTGACCGATCAACTGGTGCGAATCCGTCAAACGGGCCGCCGGGTGGCGCTGGTGAGTTCCGGTGCGGTGGGCGCGGGGATGGGGCGACTGGGGTTGGCGAAGCGACCCAGCGAGTTGCCGGAACTGCAGGCGTGTGCCGCGATTGGTCAGGCCGCGCTCATGCAGATGTATCAGGAATGTCTAGCCCCATCGGGGGTGCAATCGGCTCAAATTTTGCTCACCGCCAGCGACTTCGATAATCGCACGCGGTATCTGAATGCTCGTCATACAATTCGCACACTGCTGGAGTGGAATTGTCTGCCGATTATCAACGAGAACGACACGATCAGCACCGCCGAAATCCGCTTCGGCGACAACGACCAACTCGCGGCGATGGTGACGAATCTGCTGCAAGCCGAGTTGCTGATTCTGCTTACGGTGGTGGATGGCCTTTACTCGGCGGACCCCAATACCGATCCGACTGCCCGAATTCTGACAACGGTGCCGACGATTGACCGATCGGTGACGGAGCTGGCCGGGGCGACCCGCTCGACGCTGGGCACCGGCGGCATGGGCAGCAAACTGCGGGCGGCGCGGCTGGCCACCAACGCGGGCGAGGCGGTCATCATGGCCAATGGGGCCAAGCCGGGAGTGATCGATGCGATCATGGGCGGAGCCGAAGTGGGAACGCTGTTTTTGCCGCACGGCGAAAATATGGCGGCGTGGAAGCGCTGGCTGGGATATACCGCCCAGCCTCGCGGTTCGCTGACGTTGGATGCTGGGGCCGTGACGGCGGTGGTGCAGAAGGGGCGAAGTTTACTGCCGATTGGCGTGCGGCAAGTGAGCGGCGATTTCGACGAAGGCGATGTCGTCTCGCTGCGGCAGGAAGATGGCCGCGAAATCGCTCGCGGGCTGTGTAACTACGATCATCGGGACGCCGCGCTGATCGTCGGGCAAAAGCGGGAGCAGATCGTCACGATCCTCGGACGGGTGCCGTATGATGAGATGATCCATCGGGATAACTTGGTGGTGCTGGGATAACTGGCGGAACGCAAGCAAATTGACGCAGAAAATTTGGCATCTGCAAAATTGTGAGATACAGTTCGACAGGAAATTTCAGATCCCCGGAGAATTCCAATGGATATTCAGTGGATTCTGGGCATGCCCGGTCGGACTTATTCGCATGTCGTTTCGCAATACGGAACGGTGGGCCTCATTGTCATGGGCATCGCCGCCTTCGGGTTGCTGGCGTTGCTCTATATTGCCTTTGATCGTCGTCGGTAATCGTGTGTTCGAATGCCGACGCGAACCTTGCCGACTCCC
This DNA window, taken from Tuwongella immobilis, encodes the following:
- a CDS encoding RluA family pseudouridine synthase; its protein translation is MLLDSFIITRQEADLTLTAVLRQRLRLSWSQAKRLVLKRQIKLNNHIPGDPVMRMKVGMRIEVHGQHALPSRAVMPEEAEVSTARPAAKAKPQPKPNAANRPDSPRDASPRDRDRDRTASRDRDARAQSPRDDRPAKAKPTPGPKPTNPPRAPRPVPMLPSERIRYVDDFVVVVEKPAGMTTMRHAEEAAEFGERAKRFLPKTLADLIPPTIGTPDRKLISVHRIDRDTTGLVVFARNKIAAKSLMKQFREHTIERRYLALVRGKPTAGRIESHFIDDRGDGRRGSVITPGEQTQRAVTHVRIVEELGEFTLVECRLETGRTHQVRIHLGEMGCPLAGETVYDRPLHGAPLPDRSGAKRTMLHAAHLGFVHPETGSKMHWDSLLPNDMATLLEALRNPAAESAAAASQPADMLPAGILAGGIIAGAALTGEALANNAGDNGASTPANSSADDLHADDLDADDLDDDLDDDDDDDGLFIDRPLGTAADEDLDEWPEDDA
- the proB gene encoding glutamate 5-kinase: MTRQAILEAAQTIVVKVGTNVLCDPNGTLDRTRMQALTDQLVRIRQTGRRVALVSSGAVGAGMGRLGLAKRPSELPELQACAAIGQAALMQMYQECLAPSGVQSAQILLTASDFDNRTRYLNARHTIRTLLEWNCLPIINENDTISTAEIRFGDNDQLAAMVTNLLQAELLILLTVVDGLYSADPNTDPTARILTTVPTIDRSVTELAGATRSTLGTGGMGSKLRAARLATNAGEAVIMANGAKPGVIDAIMGGAEVGTLFLPHGENMAAWKRWLGYTAQPRGSLTLDAGAVTAVVQKGRSLLPIGVRQVSGDFDEGDVVSLRQEDGREIARGLCNYDHRDAALIVGQKREQIVTILGRVPYDEMIHRDNLVVLG